A genomic window from Candidatus Delongbacteria bacterium includes:
- a CDS encoding VOC family protein: MERVLGIGGIFLKARDPDALKAWYREHLGLQIEEWGGLAFPWQRPDGLPGMTVWSVFAESSNYFDPSPARFMVNYVVRDLRALLETLRAEGCQVDERVEESEYGLFGWVMDPEGHRVELWQPPAPPAA, from the coding sequence ATGGAACGAGTGCTGGGCATCGGCGGGATCTTCCTCAAGGCCCGCGACCCCGACGCGCTAAAGGCCTGGTATCGCGAACACCTGGGATTGCAGATTGAAGAGTGGGGCGGGCTGGCCTTCCCGTGGCAGCGGCCAGACGGCCTGCCGGGCATGACGGTCTGGAGCGTGTTCGCGGAGTCGTCCAACTACTTCGATCCCAGCCCGGCCCGTTTCATGGTCAACTACGTGGTGCGCGACCTGCGCGCGCTGCTGGAGACCCTGCGCGCCGAGGGTTGCCAGGTGGACGAGCGCGTGGAGGAGTCGGAGTACGGTCTGTTCGGCTGGGTGATGGACCCGGAAGGCCACCGGGTGGAGCTGTGGCAGCCGCCCGCTCCGCCCGCCGCGTGA
- a CDS encoding SDR family oxidoreductase: MAAARSARRVSLLPGGRAESAAAPVLVTGATGYIGGRLVPRLLEAGQRVRCLVRDPARLQGRPWQSAVEIVTGDVLQPESLTEAMQGVSAAYYLVHSLAGGADFHQRDLDAATHFGAAARVAGVGRILYLGGLAGAASGLSEHLRSRQQTGDALRAAGVPVTEFRAGVIVGSGGLSFEMIRYLTERVPVMICPRWVSVRTQPVGIREVLEYLAEALRVPESSGRILEIGGAEVVSYGEMMSIYAEVRGLRRWMISVPVLTPRLSSYWVNLVTPIPAAIARPLIEGLRNESVVHDGAARDLFPAIRPVGYRTTVERALARLEASRVETAWSDALSTSQGDVPPVTLTTHEGMVVEHRQRVVSAPPAELYRVFAGLGGRRGWLYMNWAWELRGFLDRLLGGVGVRRGRRDPDELRVGDALDFWRVEAVEPGRLLRLRAEMKVPGKAWLQFSATRRDDGQTLLTQTAFFAPKGLAGWLYWYGLYPLHGLIFSGLIDQIARRAGPPPPPESSTAPPA; this comes from the coding sequence GTGGCAGCCGCCCGCTCCGCCCGCCGCGTGAGCCTCCTCCCCGGTGGGCGCGCCGAAAGCGCCGCCGCGCCCGTGCTGGTCACGGGGGCCACGGGCTACATCGGCGGGCGGCTGGTCCCGCGTCTGCTGGAGGCGGGCCAGCGGGTCCGCTGTCTGGTGCGCGATCCCGCCCGCCTGCAGGGCCGGCCCTGGCAATCCGCCGTGGAAATCGTGACCGGCGACGTGTTGCAACCGGAGAGCCTGACCGAGGCCATGCAGGGCGTGTCCGCCGCCTACTATCTGGTGCACAGCCTGGCGGGCGGCGCGGATTTCCACCAGCGCGATCTGGACGCCGCCACGCACTTCGGCGCGGCCGCCCGGGTGGCGGGCGTCGGGCGGATCCTTTACCTGGGCGGGCTGGCCGGCGCCGCGTCCGGCCTCTCGGAGCACCTGCGCTCGCGCCAGCAGACGGGCGACGCCCTGCGCGCGGCGGGGGTTCCGGTCACCGAGTTCCGCGCCGGCGTCATCGTGGGGTCCGGCGGCCTCTCCTTCGAGATGATCCGTTACCTGACGGAGCGCGTGCCGGTGATGATCTGCCCGCGCTGGGTCTCGGTCCGCACGCAGCCCGTGGGCATCCGCGAAGTGCTGGAGTATCTGGCCGAGGCGCTGCGCGTGCCGGAGAGCAGCGGCCGGATCCTCGAGATCGGCGGCGCGGAGGTGGTCAGTTACGGCGAGATGATGTCGATCTACGCCGAGGTCCGCGGCCTGCGGCGCTGGATGATCTCCGTGCCGGTGCTGACCCCGCGCCTCTCCTCCTACTGGGTGAACCTGGTGACCCCCATCCCCGCCGCCATCGCGCGACCGCTCATCGAAGGCCTGCGCAACGAAAGCGTCGTCCACGACGGCGCGGCCCGGGATCTGTTTCCGGCGATCCGGCCGGTGGGCTACCGCACCACCGTGGAGCGGGCCCTGGCCCGGCTGGAGGCAAGCCGGGTGGAGACCGCCTGGAGCGACGCCCTGAGCACCAGCCAGGGCGACGTGCCGCCCGTGACCCTGACCACGCACGAGGGGATGGTCGTCGAACACCGGCAACGAGTGGTGTCCGCCCCGCCGGCGGAGCTCTACCGGGTCTTTGCGGGACTGGGCGGTCGGCGCGGCTGGCTCTACATGAACTGGGCCTGGGAGCTGCGCGGCTTCCTGGACCGGCTGCTGGGCGGCGTGGGCGTGCGCCGGGGCCGCCGGGATCCGGACGAGCTGCGGGTGGGCGACGCGCTGGATTTCTGGCGCGTGGAGGCCGTGGAACCCGGGCGCCTGCTGCGCCTGCGGGCGGAGATGAAGGTGCCGGGCAAGGCCTGGCTGCAGTTCAGCGCCACCCGGCGCGACGACGGGCAGACGCTGCTGACCCAGACGGCCTTCTTCGCGCCCAAGGGCCTGGCGGGCTGGCTGTACTGGTACGGCCTGTATCCGCTGCACGGGTTGATCTTCAGCGGATTGATCGACCAGATCGCCCGGCGCGCCGGGCCGCCGCCCCCGCCGGAGTCATCCACCGCGCCCCCGGCCTGA
- a CDS encoding TerC/Alx family metal homeostasis membrane protein codes for MIWIWLGFIAFVLAMLALDLGVFHRKAHEVSVREALGWTAVWVALGLLFTVFVYFGYEQHWLGLGLVPDAVDGVVNDGSTAVLKYLTGYVVEKSLSVDNVFVIAMIFGAFAVPTIYQHRVLFWGVLGALAMRGAMIALGARLIADFHWILYVFGVFLLLTGLKMLLVKAEATDPNQNVLVRWTRRLLPVTERYHGEHFLVRAGSPAAREGELPGQTSAPDRVLEAAAAGTWLITPLMLALILVEATDLIFAVDSIPAIFAITADPFLVFTSNVFAMLGLRSLYFALAGMIHRFRYLKVSLALVLVVVGGKMLAAGQLKAWLGASFNFYLLPLVLSILAGGVAASWWANRRSAA; via the coding sequence ATGATTTGGATCTGGCTGGGGTTCATCGCGTTCGTGCTGGCCATGCTGGCGCTGGACCTGGGCGTGTTCCATCGCAAGGCCCACGAGGTCAGCGTGCGCGAGGCGCTGGGCTGGACGGCGGTCTGGGTGGCGCTGGGCCTGTTGTTCACGGTGTTCGTCTACTTCGGCTACGAGCAGCACTGGCTGGGCCTGGGCCTGGTGCCGGACGCCGTGGACGGCGTGGTCAACGACGGCTCCACCGCCGTGCTCAAGTACCTCACGGGCTACGTGGTGGAAAAGTCCCTCAGCGTGGACAACGTCTTCGTCATCGCCATGATCTTCGGCGCTTTCGCCGTGCCCACCATCTACCAGCACCGTGTGCTGTTCTGGGGCGTGCTGGGGGCGCTGGCCATGCGCGGCGCGATGATCGCGCTGGGTGCCCGGCTCATCGCCGACTTCCACTGGATCCTTTACGTGTTCGGCGTCTTCCTGCTGCTCACCGGGTTGAAGATGCTGCTGGTGAAGGCCGAGGCCACGGACCCCAACCAGAACGTGCTGGTGCGCTGGACGCGCCGCCTGCTGCCCGTCACCGAGCGCTACCACGGTGAGCACTTCCTGGTGCGGGCCGGCAGCCCGGCGGCCCGGGAGGGCGAGCTGCCCGGGCAGACCTCCGCGCCGGACCGCGTGCTGGAGGCCGCGGCGGCGGGCACCTGGCTGATCACGCCGCTGATGCTGGCGCTGATCCTGGTGGAGGCCACAGACCTGATCTTCGCCGTTGACTCCATCCCCGCCATCTTCGCCATCACGGCCGACCCCTTCCTGGTCTTCACCAGCAACGTGTTCGCCATGCTGGGGCTGCGCTCGCTCTACTTCGCGCTGGCCGGGATGATCCACCGCTTCCGCTACCTGAAGGTCTCGCTGGCGCTGGTGCTGGTGGTGGTGGGCGGCAAGATGCTGGCGGCCGGGCAGCTGAAGGCCTGGCTGGGCGCCTCCTTCAACTTCTACCTGTTGCCGCTGGTGCTCTCCATTCTGGCGGGCGGCGTGGCCGCGTCGTGGTGGGCCAACCGCAGAAGCGCCGCATGA
- the nhaA gene encoding Na+/H+ antiporter NhaA, whose protein sequence is MKPAAPTPTGESALLAFFRLEAAGGLLLMAAAALALLAANSPLAGAYQSFLLLPVSLELGPLALDKPLLLWINDGLMAVFFLLVGLELKREAREGHLASLRQASLAGWAALGGMIVPALLFLWLNAHDPVARQGWAIPMATDIAFALGVLSLLGSRVPAGLKAFLLSVAIFDDLGAVVVIALFYTAELSALALGLAALCLLGLAALNRYDVRTPLPYLLLGALLWLAVLKSGVHATLAGVALALFIPLGSKDRPEAAPLRRLEHALHPWVAFGVLPLFAFANAGLDLRGFSLSQLGHPVPLGIVAGLFLGKQAGVWFFSFLAVRLGLAALPGGVTWRALYGVAVLCGIGFTMSLFIASLAFEQGEAGFFGLERLGILLGSLLSGLAGYALLRGLLPPKDRSAPV, encoded by the coding sequence ATGAAGCCGGCCGCTCCCACGCCGACGGGCGAGAGCGCCCTGCTGGCCTTCTTTCGCCTGGAGGCGGCGGGCGGCCTGTTGTTGATGGCCGCGGCCGCGCTGGCCCTGCTGGCGGCCAACTCGCCACTGGCCGGGGCCTACCAGTCCTTCCTGCTGCTGCCCGTCTCACTTGAACTGGGGCCGCTGGCGCTGGACAAGCCGCTGCTGCTCTGGATCAACGACGGGCTGATGGCCGTCTTCTTTCTGCTGGTGGGGCTGGAGCTGAAGCGGGAAGCCCGGGAGGGCCACCTGGCCAGTCTGCGCCAGGCCAGCTTGGCCGGCTGGGCGGCCCTGGGCGGGATGATCGTGCCGGCGCTGCTCTTCCTGTGGCTGAACGCGCACGACCCAGTGGCCCGGCAGGGCTGGGCCATTCCCATGGCCACGGACATCGCCTTCGCGCTGGGCGTGCTCTCGCTGTTGGGGAGCCGCGTGCCGGCGGGACTCAAGGCCTTCCTGCTCAGCGTGGCCATCTTCGACGACCTGGGCGCTGTGGTGGTGATCGCGCTCTTCTACACCGCCGAGCTGTCCGCCCTGGCCTTGGGGCTGGCCGCGCTCTGCCTGCTGGGCCTGGCGGCGCTGAATCGTTACGACGTGCGCACGCCCCTGCCCTACTTGCTGCTGGGAGCCCTGCTCTGGCTGGCCGTGCTCAAGTCGGGCGTGCACGCCACACTGGCCGGCGTGGCCCTGGCCCTGTTCATCCCGCTGGGGTCCAAGGACCGGCCCGAGGCGGCGCCCCTGCGGCGGCTGGAGCACGCCCTGCACCCCTGGGTGGCCTTCGGCGTGCTGCCGCTCTTCGCCTTCGCCAACGCCGGGCTGGATCTGCGCGGGTTCTCGCTCTCCCAGCTGGGGCACCCGGTGCCGCTGGGCATCGTGGCTGGACTCTTCCTGGGCAAACAGGCGGGCGTCTGGTTCTTCTCCTTCCTTGCGGTCCGGCTGGGGCTGGCGGCCCTGCCGGGTGGCGTGACCTGGCGCGCGCTCTACGGCGTCGCCGTGCTCTGCGGCATTGGATTCACCATGAGCCTGTTCATCGCCTCGCTGGCCTTTGAGCAGGGAGAGGCCGGCTTCTTCGGACTGGAGCGGCTGGGCATCCTGCTGGGCTCGCTGCTCTCCGGCCTGGCGGGCTACGCCCTGCTGCGCGGCCTGCTGCCGCCCAAGGATCGGTCGGCGCCGGTCTGA
- a CDS encoding DoxX family protein, producing MKELTRYSEPVYSLLRMVAGFMFAFHGAQKVLGLLSEFQPPLGSQLWIGGLIELLTGLAILIGWQTRWAAFLASGTMAVAYTQFHWKLQLGAGLLPGVNEGELALLYSFLFLFIACRGAGRWGVDKA from the coding sequence ATGAAGGAACTGACGCGCTACTCGGAGCCTGTCTACAGCCTGCTGCGCATGGTGGCGGGCTTCATGTTCGCCTTCCACGGCGCGCAAAAAGTGCTGGGCCTGCTGAGCGAATTCCAGCCGCCGCTGGGCTCGCAGCTCTGGATCGGCGGACTGATCGAACTGCTGACCGGCCTGGCCATCCTGATCGGTTGGCAGACGCGCTGGGCGGCCTTCCTGGCCAGCGGCACCATGGCCGTGGCCTACACGCAGTTCCACTGGAAACTCCAGCTGGGGGCCGGCCTGTTGCCCGGCGTCAACGAGGGCGAGCTGGCTCTGCTCTACAGCTTCCTCTTCCTGTTTATCGCCTGCCGGGGCGCCGGTCGCTGGGGTGTGGACAAGGCCTGA
- a CDS encoding FAD-dependent oxidoreductase: MTTVVIGAGMTGLAAARQLSEAGQTVLVLDKGRGVGGRMASRRFGGAVFEHGANHLTARGPRFAALLRAWSGGGVVRPWRHGGAGEDRELLLWRGEPAMTAPAKQLAAGLDLRLEARVTALRRTAGGWSVELEDGPSVRAGAVLLTAPLPQSLALLAAGDVPLDPHLRLTLTDIDYEPGLVLMVRLDGPSRVPPPGLLEWDEGPLARLVDGQQKGVSTVPALTLQAGPAFSRQHLDGDREAAARELLSAAEPWLGGRVLEQQLHVWRYSRPVTIHDQPCVLLCESPPLLLAGDAFAGPRVEDAARSGWAAAARLLELGGAVRPD, translated from the coding sequence ATGACGACCGTGGTGATCGGCGCGGGGATGACGGGACTGGCCGCCGCCCGCCAGTTGTCTGAAGCGGGGCAGACGGTCCTGGTGCTGGACAAGGGCCGGGGCGTGGGCGGACGCATGGCCAGCCGGCGCTTCGGCGGCGCGGTGTTCGAACACGGGGCGAACCACCTCACGGCCCGCGGCCCGCGCTTCGCGGCCCTGCTGCGGGCGTGGAGCGGCGGCGGCGTCGTCCGGCCCTGGCGGCATGGCGGCGCGGGGGAGGACCGGGAGCTGCTGCTCTGGCGCGGCGAGCCGGCCATGACCGCGCCCGCCAAACAGCTGGCCGCCGGCTTGGATCTGCGGCTGGAGGCCCGTGTCACGGCGCTGCGCAGGACGGCGGGCGGCTGGAGCGTGGAGCTCGAGGACGGCCCGAGCGTGCGGGCCGGGGCCGTGCTGCTCACGGCGCCCCTGCCGCAGTCGTTGGCCCTGCTGGCGGCGGGTGATGTCCCGCTGGATCCGCACCTGCGGCTGACGCTGACGGACATCGACTACGAACCGGGCCTGGTGCTGATGGTCCGGCTGGACGGCCCCAGCCGGGTGCCGCCCCCGGGCCTGCTGGAGTGGGACGAGGGTCCGCTGGCGCGCCTGGTGGACGGGCAGCAAAAGGGGGTGTCGACCGTTCCCGCCCTGACCCTGCAGGCCGGCCCGGCCTTCAGCCGTCAGCACCTGGACGGCGACCGGGAGGCGGCGGCCCGCGAGCTGCTGTCTGCCGCGGAGCCCTGGCTGGGCGGGCGCGTGCTGGAGCAGCAGCTCCACGTCTGGCGCTACAGCCGGCCCGTCACCATCCACGACCAGCCCTGCGTCCTGCTCTGCGAATCCCCGCCGCTGCTGCTGGCCGGCGACGCCTTTGCCGGACCGCGGGTGGAGGACGCCGCCCGCAGCGGGTGGGCGGCCGCGGCCCGCCTGCTGGAACTGGGCGGCGCTGTCCGCCCGGATTGA
- a CDS encoding DUF2177 family protein codes for MLQLAKLYAGTFAAFLVLDLLWLGVLAKGFYRRQIGFLMADSPNWTAALLFYLLFVAGVLVFVVQPGLAAGSLKSTLLRGAFFGLVSYAAFDLTSQAVLKDWPVALTVVDLAWGAVLTASVSAVGYLIGTAAR; via the coding sequence ATGCTGCAACTCGCCAAACTCTATGCGGGCACCTTCGCCGCCTTCCTCGTGCTGGACCTGCTCTGGCTGGGCGTGCTGGCCAAGGGCTTCTACCGGCGGCAGATCGGCTTTCTGATGGCCGACAGCCCCAACTGGACAGCCGCCCTGCTCTTCTACCTGCTCTTCGTGGCGGGCGTCCTGGTCTTCGTGGTCCAGCCGGGGCTGGCCGCGGGCTCGCTGAAGTCCACCCTGCTGCGCGGCGCCTTCTTCGGGCTGGTGAGCTACGCGGCCTTCGACCTGACCAGCCAGGCCGTGCTGAAGGACTGGCCGGTGGCCCTGACCGTGGTGGATCTGGCCTGGGGCGCGGTGCTGACGGCCAGCGTGAGCGCCGTGGGCTACTTGATCGGCACGGCGGCCCGCTGA
- a CDS encoding carbon starvation CstA family protein, whose product MIVTVLLVSVVVLAVAYWTYGRFLARYLSLDDSQITPACELNDGVDFVPAERSMLLGQHFSAISAAGPIVGPILAGIWFGWLPALLWILIGSVFIGGVHDFTSLVASVKNKAASIGEIVRTHMSRTSQILFLVFVWMALDYVIIAFTDITAQTFASVTADAAFGPGVAVSSGLYLLLGLAMGVLLYRFKTNLTWTTALFIPLVLLTIWLGTQLPEGLSTALLGISVKQWELILLAYCLVASLLPMWLLLQPRGYLGGWFLYLVMGVALLGTLFGGQPAQYPALNLDGLASAFNGKLLFPILFITVACGACSGFHGIISSGTTSKQIRQQSDTKAVGYGAMLLEGLVAVLALATVMILAPGDEALKAEPSLIFAKGIAGYLGHVGVSFHLALSFALLAFSTFVYDTLDVCTRLARYILQELFGWQSARGALLATGLTLLLPLVFLMLTKEKGYVAAWPIFGTSNQLLASLTLLAVSVWLMRSGRNAIYTLLPMAFMLGMTLWALVTQILPFARALAAGTSMTADVVISGVMGSVLLVLAVWLLVEAWSALRRARPPALAPGAASAA is encoded by the coding sequence ATGATCGTCACCGTGCTGCTTGTTTCCGTCGTGGTGCTGGCCGTGGCCTACTGGACCTACGGCCGCTTCCTGGCCCGCTACCTGTCCCTGGACGATAGTCAGATCACGCCGGCCTGCGAGCTCAACGACGGCGTGGACTTCGTGCCGGCGGAGCGCTCCATGCTGCTGGGCCAGCACTTCTCGGCCATCAGCGCCGCCGGGCCCATCGTGGGGCCGATCCTGGCGGGGATCTGGTTCGGCTGGCTGCCCGCGCTCTTGTGGATCCTGATCGGCAGCGTGTTCATCGGCGGCGTGCACGACTTCACCAGCCTGGTGGCCAGCGTGAAGAACAAGGCAGCCTCCATCGGCGAAATCGTGCGCACGCACATGTCGCGCACCTCGCAGATCCTCTTCCTGGTCTTCGTGTGGATGGCCCTGGACTACGTGATCATCGCCTTCACGGACATCACGGCCCAGACTTTCGCCAGCGTCACGGCGGACGCGGCCTTCGGCCCGGGCGTGGCCGTCAGCAGCGGCCTCTACCTGCTGCTGGGGCTGGCCATGGGCGTGCTGCTCTACCGCTTCAAGACCAACCTGACCTGGACCACGGCGCTGTTCATCCCGCTGGTGCTGCTCACCATCTGGCTGGGCACGCAGCTGCCAGAGGGTCTGAGTACCGCGCTGCTGGGTATCAGCGTCAAGCAGTGGGAGCTGATCCTGCTGGCCTACTGCCTGGTGGCGTCGCTGCTGCCCATGTGGCTGCTTTTGCAGCCGCGCGGCTATCTGGGCGGCTGGTTCCTCTACCTGGTGATGGGCGTGGCCCTGCTGGGCACGCTGTTCGGCGGTCAGCCCGCGCAGTATCCGGCGCTCAACCTGGACGGCCTGGCCAGCGCGTTCAACGGCAAGCTGCTCTTCCCGATCCTCTTCATCACGGTGGCCTGCGGCGCGTGCTCGGGCTTCCACGGGATCATCAGCAGCGGCACCACGTCCAAGCAGATCCGCCAGCAATCGGACACCAAGGCCGTGGGCTACGGCGCCATGCTGCTGGAGGGCCTGGTGGCCGTGCTGGCGCTGGCCACGGTGATGATCCTGGCGCCCGGCGACGAGGCGCTGAAGGCCGAGCCCAGCCTGATTTTCGCCAAGGGCATCGCCGGCTACCTGGGCCACGTGGGCGTGAGTTTCCACCTGGCGCTCTCTTTCGCCCTGCTGGCCTTCTCGACCTTCGTCTACGACACGCTGGACGTCTGCACGCGGCTGGCGCGCTACATCCTGCAGGAGCTGTTTGGCTGGCAGAGCGCGCGCGGCGCCCTGCTGGCCACGGGCCTGACCCTGCTGCTGCCGCTGGTCTTCCTGATGCTGACGAAGGAGAAGGGCTACGTGGCGGCCTGGCCGATCTTCGGCACTTCCAACCAGCTGCTGGCCAGCCTGACCCTGCTGGCGGTGAGCGTCTGGCTGATGCGCTCCGGGCGCAACGCCATCTACACGCTGCTGCCGATGGCCTTCATGCTGGGGATGACGCTCTGGGCGCTGGTGACCCAGATCCTGCCTTTCGCGCGCGCCCTGGCTGCGGGCACGAGCATGACGGCGGACGTGGTGATCAGCGGCGTGATGGGCAGCGTGCTGCTGGTGCTGGCCGTGTGGCTGCTGGTGGAGGCCTGGAGCGCCCTGCGCCGGGCCCGGCCGCCGGCCCTGGCCCCGGGTGCGGCGTCCGCCGCCTGA
- a CDS encoding tetratricopeptide repeat protein translates to MDSTPPPNSEPATPLPVEDAATLRQQVQTLLNEAWAVMRADPTSACEQMEHAFALAAPVLDDELRLQECAWQAELHYKRGELPACLAAAGEARRFEHLPTWSKYSKIILSNSGRAQALMGRYSEALGCFQQLYQICLQEGNRPGEASNLNNMALICCSTGDLATAHRLFQQALAMHRELGDLQGECFIYNNLAMFPREGEEEEALNWARHALEIARGLGRPGMELMVLDTLGGLLLRCGQLEEARPLLVDAIRKARENHDLRNLAPAQLNLARLLLAAGEPEAALAQLDDVQPMLDRQNMDPERVTCHELRAEALERQGRIPEALAELRRHLELKNQVLSAAEQERVKNLQILHETEVQRREAEGQRRKALEMEGLAAMGREITASLDLQTVLERINERSRELMRAGDSVIYLLQPDGVSLRAIAVSGRHVQELSGLVVPLEGSLAGAVCRDGRAEVVNHPGEDARILVLADTNEHEGERPADYAMAAAALGLGDESLGTLLVWRERRGSGEFDPQDLGVLVALAQQAAIAIHNARLFEELHEAKQAAEAALAQVKTLKGLVPICASCKNIRDDAGFWHNVADYIKDHTEAEFSHGLCPGCMRKLYPELAPDEEDEAR, encoded by the coding sequence ATGGATTCCACCCCCCCGCCCAATTCCGAACCGGCGACCCCGCTTCCGGTTGAGGACGCCGCCACGCTGCGGCAGCAAGTCCAAACCCTGCTGAATGAAGCCTGGGCCGTCATGCGCGCCGATCCGACCAGCGCCTGCGAACAGATGGAACACGCGTTCGCGCTGGCCGCGCCCGTGCTGGACGACGAGCTGCGGCTACAAGAGTGCGCCTGGCAGGCCGAACTGCACTACAAGCGCGGCGAGCTGCCCGCCTGTCTGGCGGCGGCCGGCGAGGCCCGGCGGTTCGAACACCTGCCCACGTGGAGCAAGTACTCGAAGATCATCCTGAGCAACTCCGGCCGGGCCCAGGCCCTGATGGGGCGCTATTCCGAGGCCCTGGGCTGTTTCCAGCAGTTGTACCAGATCTGCCTGCAGGAGGGCAATCGGCCGGGCGAGGCGAGCAACCTCAACAACATGGCGCTGATCTGCTGCTCCACTGGGGATCTGGCCACGGCGCACCGGCTGTTCCAGCAGGCCCTGGCCATGCATCGCGAACTGGGCGACCTGCAGGGCGAGTGTTTCATCTACAACAACCTGGCCATGTTTCCGCGGGAGGGCGAGGAAGAGGAGGCGCTGAACTGGGCGCGCCACGCGCTGGAAATCGCCCGGGGCCTGGGCCGGCCGGGGATGGAACTGATGGTGCTGGACACGCTGGGTGGCCTGCTGCTGCGCTGCGGCCAGCTGGAAGAGGCCCGGCCGCTGCTGGTGGACGCCATCCGCAAGGCCCGCGAAAACCACGATCTGCGCAACCTGGCCCCCGCCCAGCTCAATCTGGCGCGCCTGCTGCTGGCCGCAGGCGAGCCGGAGGCCGCGCTGGCCCAGCTGGACGACGTGCAGCCCATGCTGGACCGGCAGAACATGGATCCGGAGCGCGTGACCTGCCACGAGCTGCGCGCCGAGGCGCTGGAGCGGCAGGGACGCATTCCGGAGGCCCTGGCCGAACTGCGCCGCCACCTGGAGCTGAAGAACCAGGTCCTCAGCGCGGCCGAGCAGGAGCGCGTGAAGAACCTGCAGATCCTCCACGAGACCGAAGTCCAGCGCCGGGAGGCCGAGGGCCAGCGGCGCAAGGCCCTGGAAATGGAGGGCCTGGCCGCCATGGGGCGCGAGATCACGGCCTCGCTGGACCTGCAGACCGTGCTGGAGCGGATCAACGAGCGCAGCCGGGAGTTGATGCGCGCCGGCGATTCGGTCATCTACCTGCTGCAGCCCGACGGCGTGTCCCTGCGGGCCATCGCCGTGTCGGGCCGGCACGTGCAGGAGCTCTCGGGTCTGGTGGTGCCGCTGGAGGGCTCGCTGGCCGGGGCGGTCTGCCGCGACGGCCGGGCGGAAGTGGTGAACCATCCCGGCGAGGACGCGCGGATCCTGGTGCTGGCCGACACCAACGAGCACGAAGGGGAACGCCCGGCGGACTACGCCATGGCGGCGGCGGCCCTGGGCCTGGGCGACGAGTCGCTGGGCACCCTGCTGGTCTGGCGGGAGCGTCGCGGCAGCGGCGAGTTCGACCCCCAGGACCTGGGCGTGCTGGTGGCGCTGGCCCAGCAGGCGGCCATCGCCATCCACAACGCGCGCCTGTTCGAGGAGCTGCACGAGGCCAAGCAGGCGGCGGAAGCGGCCCTGGCCCAGGTGAAGACCCTGAAGGGCTTGGTGCCCATCTGCGCCAGCTGCAAGAACATCCGCGACGACGCGGGCTTCTGGCACAACGTTGCCGACTACATCAAGGACCACACGGAAGCGGAATTCAGCCACGGCCTCTGTCCGGGCTGCATGCGCAAGCTCTATCCGGAGCTGGCGCCGGACGAGGAGGACGAGGCCCGCTGA
- a CDS encoding 3'-5' exonuclease yields MEHAAPHSTPQPARTAAAAVPPSPSVGEDWCRPTREELAQLEPFVGLQMDEVRVPATPEEAHAALAELSRHAWLGFDTESKPTFARGESSSGPHLVQFATLEGAFLFQLKRAECLEAVRALLARPDLLKVGFGLDTDLTQLEARLGCRPQAVLDLDEIFRRRGYGRSLGVKNAVAIVFGQQFHKSRRMTTSNWGEPRLSERQLLYAANDAYAAARVYHELGTPPPPPVEIPVPKPPSRHRFRRRRRSAAGTPADES; encoded by the coding sequence TTGGAGCACGCCGCACCCCATTCCACCCCCCAGCCAGCCCGGACAGCCGCCGCGGCGGTCCCGCCGTCGCCAAGTGTCGGCGAGGACTGGTGCCGTCCCACCCGCGAGGAACTGGCCCAGCTGGAGCCCTTCGTGGGTCTCCAGATGGACGAGGTGCGGGTTCCCGCCACGCCCGAAGAGGCCCATGCCGCCTTGGCGGAGTTGAGCCGGCACGCGTGGTTGGGCTTCGACACGGAGTCCAAGCCGACCTTCGCCCGGGGCGAGAGCTCCAGCGGTCCGCACCTGGTGCAGTTCGCCACGCTGGAGGGGGCCTTCCTCTTCCAATTGAAGCGCGCCGAGTGCCTGGAGGCCGTGCGCGCGCTGCTGGCCCGGCCGGACCTGCTGAAGGTGGGCTTTGGCCTGGACACGGACCTGACGCAGCTGGAGGCCCGGCTGGGCTGCCGTCCGCAGGCCGTGCTGGATCTGGACGAAATCTTCCGGCGCCGGGGCTACGGCCGCTCCCTGGGCGTGAAGAACGCCGTGGCCATTGTCTTCGGGCAGCAGTTCCACAAGTCGCGGCGCATGACCACGTCCAACTGGGGCGAGCCGCGGCTCTCGGAGCGCCAGCTGCTCTACGCCGCCAACGACGCCTACGCCGCCGCCCGGGTGTATCACGAGCTGGGGACGCCGCCTCCGCCTCCGGTGGAGATCCCCGTTCCCAAGCCGCCGTCCCGGCACCGCTTCCGCCGCCGTCGGCGGAGCGCGGCGGGCACTCCGGCGGACGAGAGCTGA